From the Chloroflexus aurantiacus J-10-fl genome, one window contains:
- a CDS encoding 1,4-dihydroxy-2-naphthoate polyprenyltransferase, translating into MTTKATSVPPSHLKIWLMASRPATLPAAVVPVLVGSALAYSSDAFQPLVMLAALLGALFIQIGTNLANDYFDAQKGADTSERLGPVRVTQSGLLPARTVLTAALVSFGLAALAGIYLITVAGWPILVIGLLSIAAGILYTAGPFPLGYHGLGDLFTFVFFGLVAVIGTDFAHTGQFRWIALWAALPIAMLVTAILVVNNLRDAPTDRKAGKRTLAVIFGERFARSEFAILVIGAFVSLPLAWMWGGASPFTLLAWLTAPMALNLIDFVNRERGRALNKALVGAGRLHLAFGVLFAIGLLFG; encoded by the coding sequence ATGACAACCAAAGCAACATCAGTACCACCATCACACCTCAAAATCTGGCTAATGGCGAGCCGCCCGGCAACACTCCCGGCAGCCGTCGTACCGGTACTGGTCGGCTCAGCCCTGGCCTACAGCAGTGACGCATTTCAACCACTGGTGATGCTGGCTGCACTACTCGGTGCACTCTTCATTCAAATCGGCACCAATCTCGCCAACGACTACTTCGATGCCCAAAAAGGCGCCGACACCAGCGAACGCCTCGGCCCGGTACGGGTCACCCAGAGCGGCCTGCTCCCCGCACGCACAGTACTCACAGCAGCCCTGGTGAGCTTTGGCCTGGCGGCCCTGGCCGGCATCTACCTGATCACCGTTGCCGGCTGGCCCATCCTGGTCATCGGCTTACTCTCAATCGCCGCCGGCATCCTCTACACCGCCGGCCCCTTCCCCCTCGGCTACCACGGCCTCGGCGACCTGTTCACCTTCGTCTTCTTCGGATTGGTAGCCGTTATCGGCACCGACTTCGCCCACACCGGCCAGTTCCGCTGGATTGCCCTATGGGCAGCGTTACCGATAGCCATGCTGGTCACCGCGATCCTCGTCGTCAACAACCTGCGCGACGCACCCACCGACCGCAAAGCCGGCAAACGCACCCTGGCCGTCATCTTCGGCGAACGGTTCGCCCGCAGCGAATTTGCCATCCTGGTCATCGGAGCATTCGTATCACTGCCCCTGGCCTGGATGTGGGGCGGAGCCTCACCATTCACCCTGCTGGCCTGGCTAACCGCACCAATGGCACTCAACCTGATCGACTTCGTCAACCGCGAACGCGGTCGGGCCCTCAACAAAGCCCTGGTCGGCGCTGGCCGATTACATCTGGCGTTCGGCGTACTCTTCGCAATTGGGTTGTTATTTGGCTAA
- the menB gene encoding 1,4-dihydroxy-2-naphthoyl-CoA synthase, with protein sequence MPIEWVKVHDYTDIIYEHDAAGEGIAKITINRPEKRNAFRPETVNELIDAFSRARDDERIGVILFTGAGDKAFCSGGDQSVRGIGGYVGKDQIPRLNVLDLQRLIRIIPKPVIALVAGYAIGGGHVLHVVCDLTIAADNAIFGQTGPKVGSFDGGYGSNLLARMVGDKKAREIWYLCRQYNAQQALEMGLVNAVVPLERLEDEGVQWAREILEKSPLAIRMLKASINAAADGYAGLQQLAGDATLLYYLTEEAQEGKQAFLEKRKPNFRRFRRYP encoded by the coding sequence ATGCCAATCGAGTGGGTCAAAGTTCACGATTATACCGACATCATCTACGAACACGATGCTGCCGGTGAAGGCATTGCCAAAATTACCATCAACCGTCCCGAAAAGCGCAACGCATTTCGTCCGGAAACCGTCAACGAGCTGATTGACGCCTTCTCGCGTGCACGCGACGACGAACGGATCGGTGTGATCCTCTTCACCGGTGCCGGCGACAAAGCGTTCTGCTCCGGCGGTGATCAGAGCGTGCGCGGCATTGGCGGGTACGTCGGCAAAGACCAGATTCCACGCCTGAACGTGCTCGACCTCCAGCGCCTGATTCGCATCATTCCCAAACCGGTCATCGCCCTGGTCGCCGGCTACGCCATCGGCGGCGGACACGTCTTGCACGTCGTCTGCGACCTGACCATCGCTGCCGACAATGCCATCTTTGGTCAGACCGGGCCAAAAGTGGGAAGCTTTGACGGCGGTTACGGTTCAAACCTGCTGGCCCGCATGGTCGGCGACAAAAAAGCGCGTGAAATCTGGTACCTCTGCCGCCAATACAACGCACAGCAGGCACTCGAAATGGGGCTGGTCAACGCCGTGGTCCCCCTCGAACGCCTCGAAGACGAGGGCGTGCAATGGGCACGCGAAATCCTCGAAAAGAGTCCACTGGCCATCCGCATGCTCAAAGCCAGCATCAACGCTGCCGCCGACGGCTATGCCGGACTCCAGCAACTGGCCGGTGACGCAACCCTGCTCTACTACCTGACCGAAGAGGCGCAGGAGGGCAAACAAGCCTTCCTCGAAAAGCGCAAGCCCAACTTCCGCCGCTTCCGTCGCTACCCGTAA
- a CDS encoding o-succinylbenzoate--CoA ligase, whose translation MLIPDWLARRAALHPHRPALIYAGTTYTFAELDRWAGAVASHLRQLVTPGARVALLSRNRPGFVAIVHAAPRTAITLVPLNTRLTAAELAFQIQDSDPALLIIEHDLLPVAREAAGNRPLIVLEELTAATTAPTAPAPPIDLDAMHTIIYTSGTTGRPKGAILTAGNHWWNAIGSMLNLGLHEDDRWLAVLPLFHVGGLSILLRGAIYGIPVILHERFDPALVRHDLDAQRITIVSLVAVMLQRLLAIDPSPFPPHLRCVLLGGGPAPQTLLEQCATRGIPVTQTYGMSEAASQAATLSPAESLIRLGSAGKPLLPVELSIVTPSGQPAAPGEVGEICLRGPNISPGYLGLPPRSPTDWFHTGDLGYLDQEGYLYVVDRRSDLIIAGGENIYPAEIEAILLSHPAIAEAGVVGLPDPEWGQRPVAAIVAQQPTTAEELIAYCRSRLAGYKVPRTIVFLHELPRTAAGKLRRHELRAILLAQMSGNDH comes from the coding sequence ATGCTCATACCTGACTGGCTGGCTCGCAGAGCCGCATTGCATCCACACCGTCCGGCACTGATCTACGCCGGCACAACATACACCTTCGCCGAACTTGATCGCTGGGCCGGTGCAGTTGCATCCCACCTGCGCCAACTGGTTACACCCGGCGCACGAGTCGCCCTACTGTCGCGTAATCGCCCCGGCTTTGTAGCCATTGTCCACGCCGCACCACGCACAGCAATCACCCTGGTGCCACTCAATACCCGCCTCACAGCAGCCGAGCTAGCGTTCCAAATCCAGGACAGCGACCCGGCATTGTTGATCATCGAACACGACCTGCTACCGGTCGCACGCGAAGCGGCGGGTAACCGTCCCCTGATCGTACTCGAAGAACTCACCGCCGCAACGACAGCACCGACGGCACCGGCACCTCCAATTGACCTGGACGCAATGCACACCATCATCTACACCTCCGGCACCACTGGCCGCCCGAAAGGCGCAATCCTGACCGCCGGCAACCACTGGTGGAACGCCATCGGTTCCATGCTCAACCTTGGCCTGCACGAAGATGATCGCTGGCTGGCAGTACTCCCGCTGTTTCACGTAGGCGGCCTGAGCATCCTGCTGCGCGGTGCTATCTACGGCATACCGGTGATACTCCACGAACGCTTCGATCCGGCGCTGGTACGGCACGACCTCGACGCACAGCGCATCACCATTGTCTCACTCGTCGCCGTCATGCTCCAACGGCTGCTTGCCATCGACCCCAGCCCCTTCCCGCCCCACCTGCGCTGCGTCCTGCTCGGTGGCGGGCCGGCACCACAGACACTCCTCGAACAATGTGCCACCCGTGGCATTCCGGTAACCCAAACCTACGGCATGAGCGAAGCGGCATCACAGGCGGCAACCCTCTCCCCCGCCGAGTCGCTAATCCGACTCGGTTCAGCCGGCAAACCACTGCTACCGGTCGAACTATCCATCGTCACCCCATCCGGTCAACCGGCAGCACCCGGCGAAGTCGGCGAAATCTGCCTGCGCGGCCCAAACATCTCGCCGGGATACCTCGGCTTACCGCCTCGATCCCCCACCGACTGGTTTCACACCGGTGATCTAGGCTACCTCGACCAGGAAGGATACCTCTACGTCGTAGACCGGCGCAGCGACCTGATCATCGCTGGCGGCGAAAACATCTACCCCGCCGAAATCGAAGCCATTCTCCTCAGCCATCCGGCAATCGCCGAAGCGGGAGTGGTCGGCTTACCCGACCCGGAATGGGGCCAGCGCCCGGTGGCCGCCATCGTCGCCCAACAGCCCACCACTGCCGAAGAACTCATCGCCTACTGCCGTAGTCGCCTGGCCGGCTACAAAGTACCGCGCACCATCGTATTCCTGCACGAATTGCCACGCACGGCTGCCGGCAAATTGCGCCGCCACGAACTGCGTGCCATCCTGCTGGCTCAAATGAGTGGAAATGATCACTAA